Sequence from the Parus major isolate Abel chromosome 1, Parus_major1.1, whole genome shotgun sequence genome:
TATTGCTACATATTGATACAGTATCAGACAATAAGAAACCTTTTGTCATCACTGGTCTGGTTACAGTAATTGCTTGGGTTTTGCACAGGGGCTCAAGTCTTCTGTTGCACTGTTTTGGCTCAGGAGCAAGTGGATGGAAATGCAAAGGCTACATTTTTAAGAGACAAAACCAGCCTTAGTTTGCTGCATTTGGGGTGATATAATTAGAATGACCTGATTGTTTCTTGCCTCTTCAACCTGGAGAGGTGTTTTCCCCAGACGAAGAAAAGCAGGACAGAGCCAACAGCTCTGGTGTAAAGTGTCTCTACCATCTGCATATCACCACCTCCATGACCCCTGTGACACCACAAACAGCTTTGTCCTTTGGTTGggcctttttctttattttttaaatacagctgtGCCTTCCTAGTCCCCTGCCACAAaggtaaagaagaaaagaggatgGATTTCAAACCTCCACCAACCCGTTCACATCCCAACTGGGTTCTGTGTAACACTCTCCCACTCCCATGGGCTAGGGCAGGGGACTGGGAATGGGCTCAGGGGGACAAGGGAAAGTCCATTTTCCTACAGGCAGACTCCAATACAAGCAGGCTTTGGGGCTGACACATTCATGGGCATATTCACATGGGTTTCCTGCTTCATGGGAAGTGAGGTTAAATCAGGCATGTTTGGAATCAGAGTCTGACTTCTCTCTGCCAAGACAGGTTCAGTTCAGACACTGCCAGCTGTACCAAAAGCTTTGCTGAGTGTCATGAAGAGCAAGCACCTCGTACCCTGGTTTTAGTAAAACTTTCACAAAGATAAAGTCTGTGCAAACCACTACTGGTTCCTGATCTTgagacaaaaccaaaccaagaagGGTTTCAAGTGCACTGGAAAGAAGAGCAGAATAATTCACTCTTCTAATTCCTACATAATACAAGGAAAATTCGTCTTTGCAAGACCAAGCCTCTGGTGGCATTTCACCCCAAAGCAGATGTGTGTAAGAAGCCATGGGGGCTGGtaccagctcccagcacagagggattGCACTGTTCGGCTCTCAGTTGTGATTGTCTGGAAAGCAACAGGAAATGTCATTATGGAGCTGGGAGCGGAGAGGTTTCTGAAGTACTGCGGTCTTGTACAGTGTAACAAAACTCTTCCTAGAATTAATTAGGCAAATACTTGTGACCATGTCATACCTGAAGGGCACTTAACGGCTCCGACATTTATCTCATGAGTACAGTGATCTGAAATACATATGCATTTCCAGCGTAATCCTTCGCCGCCGTAAATCACGCGCTGGAATGAGAGCGTATCTGGCAACGTTAATTCCGAGATATCATCCTTACAGTTCCTGGCAACAGACcctgatgaaaataaatggtttaTAAACACTGTCTGACATGCATGAgcctttcaaaattatttacaagCGGTGTTCTGGGAGCTTTGTTCCAAGGAAGTATTTCTCCTCTGTTGAGTTCAGATATTAAAATCGGCTGGGTGGGgatgggaaggcagcagcactACACAGTCACAGCCGGGTACATCTTCTGCTCGCTGTTGGTGTGGGGGTAGGGAGACTGGATCTGCCTGTAGCCGCCCTGCAGGCCGTCCAGGAAGGGGGGCACCGGGGTCAGCGGCATCGAGTCGTGCTGCATGGCGTAGCCCACGTACTGCGGGTGCAGGTACTGGCCTTGGTGCGGCACGATCTGCGTGGCCTGCTGGCAGTTCAGCACCGAGAAGTTCGTGGGCATGTTGACGTAGACATTATTCATGGTCCCTTCTGGCAAGCAGCAGTTGGTCTGGGACCTTGTCGGTGGAGCTCTGGCCCCCGAGTTGGcgctggagctggagctggcagccgTGCTCGACTGGCGGGAGGAAGAACCCCGGGAGGTGCTGGCACTTGGGATCATGGGGATCGTCTCCATCAGGCGGGTGCCTGCAGGGGCTCGACTCTGCTGGGGCTCCTGTTTGGGCCGCAGGCATCTGCAGCAGCAAGCTGCCACCAGTGACCCCAAGATGATGAAGGCGACAAATACAGATCCCACGATAAGGAACGGCACGTAGATGGGCACTgcaacagcaaggaaaacattGTCACTGGGGGCCAAGGACAACCCTCGGCAGCTATAGCAGAAGTCCCCGCTTTGTCCAAGCAGAGGCCACCTCCTCCCAGCAAAGGTCAATACAAGCCAAGCATTTTATACCAGAATGATGAAAAGGGCTGCTGAACCCAATGCCTTGAATTTCCCTCCTGTTCATGGGGGTCTAGTTCACAGTAACTGCTGCTCCACATTTCCTCAAACTGTGTCTCCAATATGCCCTACTAGAATAATCAGGCAAGATAAAGCTGGGTTTGAACAGTGCCTTAGGGAGATATCTGGGGGCAGGATCCCTACTGAGGGCTCAGGATCATGGGGTAGTCAAAGCCTGGTGGCATGTGACATCCCTCTCCATCACCAGCCTACTCTGGCTGTTGTCAGCCCACTGGGGCAGGGTGACAGCCAGGCAGTAACCAGGCAGTAGTCACAGGGGCTCTgacaccccacagccctggggatgaATGCCCACCTGTTCTACACTTCCGCCCTGGCTTTAGGGAGAAACCACAGAGCAGGCAGTGCAGAGACAGCACCATGCTCCAAAGGGGCAGcattcctccctgtgaggcCTCATGAAGGGACATCAGGGCAGGAGGACTGAGGGTGGGCAAGGGGTGGGAGCAGAAAGTATGGATAATGCTCACTGGTGCCATTAGGAGCCACCCAAGGATGGTAAACACCATCCTTGGAGGAATCTGGGCTACGTGTACAGATTTCACAGAATACACTTGAGTT
This genomic interval carries:
- the SHISA2 gene encoding protein shisa-2 homolog, yielding METIPMIPSASTSRGSSSRQSSTAASSSSSANSGARAPPTRSQTNCCLPEGTMNNVYVNMPTNFSVLNCQQATQIVPHQGQYLHPQYVGYAMQHDSMPLTPVPPFLDGLQGGYRQIQSPYPHTNSEQKMYPAVTV